Proteins from a genomic interval of Desulfitibacter alkalitolerans DSM 16504:
- a CDS encoding undecaprenyl-diphosphate phosphatase: MSYIEAILLGLIQGLTEFLPVSSSGHLVILSSVLGVDTEGLTFEVLVHFGTLIAVLVVFKDDIISLIRNPFQKLTLLIIVGAIPTAIMGLAFEDTFERMFGSLHIVGFTLLITGALLWIAETIKGNNKGFKQMKYRDAVIVGIAQGVAITPGISRSGSTIAMSLILGLDRRTAARYSFLLAIPVILGATLLKTKELITEPAITAFYGPYLAGTIAAALSGYAAIRILLRFLQEGKLKYFSVYCWLVGIVLILLTTIN; the protein is encoded by the coding sequence GTGTCTTATATAGAAGCTATTCTTCTAGGCTTGATTCAAGGTTTAACTGAGTTTTTACCTGTGAGCAGTTCTGGACATCTGGTCATATTAAGCTCTGTTTTAGGTGTAGATACAGAGGGTTTGACCTTTGAAGTTCTGGTGCATTTTGGAACTTTGATTGCCGTATTAGTTGTTTTTAAAGATGATATTATTAGCTTAATTCGTAATCCCTTCCAAAAGCTAACACTATTAATAATAGTAGGAGCAATACCAACAGCTATAATGGGCCTGGCATTTGAGGATACCTTTGAAAGAATGTTTGGCTCACTTCATATAGTTGGATTTACTTTATTAATAACGGGGGCTTTATTGTGGATAGCTGAAACAATTAAGGGCAATAACAAAGGCTTCAAGCAGATGAAGTATAGGGATGCTGTAATAGTTGGTATTGCCCAGGGTGTGGCCATTACTCCTGGAATTTCAAGATCTGGTTCAACTATAGCCATGTCCTTAATATTAGGATTAGATAGAAGGACAGCTGCAAGATACTCTTTTCTATTAGCTATACCAGTAATACTTGGAGCAACTCTTCTAAAAACTAAAGAGCTAATAACTGAACCAGCCATTACAGCCTTTTATGGGCCATATCTAGCTGGAACCATTGCTGCTGCTTTATCAGGATATGCAGCAATAAGAATACTGTTAAGGTTCCTGCAAGAGGGTAAGTTGAAATACTTTTCAGTTTATTGCTGGCTAGTAGGAATAGTGTTAATACTATTAACTACCATAAATTAA
- a CDS encoding Na/Pi cotransporter family protein yields MEIFFGFVGGLAIFIYAMQSMADGLQKTAGDKARRVLEVLTGVPVVGVIMGAFVTSSIQSSSATTVMVISFVNAGLMTLKQAVSVLMGANIGTTITAQLISFKLTNYIFPIIFIGFLLHFLGRKKRAKYVGQVIFSFGLLLLGLGLMQTAMAPLKDYPQFVGAIQQLSKYPLLGVLVGIVTTALVQSSSATIAILIALASQGLIPIEAAIPVLLGDNIGTCVTALLASIGANLSAKRAAAAHVIFNVVGTIIVLILMPLFMQFVMLVSPPDLVARQIANAHTSFNVINTLIFLPLINLFVKVIIRVVPGSEEVITSTGPVYLDDRMLKAPTLALALATKEIIRMANLARDNVSMAMEGFFKGDNAILDEVIKNEEIIDQLEKDITFYLSKISQKSLTSASSRRHTGLLHAINDIERVGDHAENISQLARIKINERLPISEFALEELEKMTKLSLEAYTTAIRALEDDSMTLAGRAVELESEVDTMERALRKNHIRRLNSGKCHAGSGVVFLDIISNLERISDHSHNIAEVVLGEL; encoded by the coding sequence ATGGAAATATTTTTTGGATTTGTCGGTGGATTAGCCATCTTTATTTATGCCATGCAGTCAATGGCTGATGGGTTACAAAAAACTGCTGGAGATAAAGCCCGAAGAGTTTTGGAAGTGCTAACAGGCGTCCCAGTTGTGGGGGTGATTATGGGTGCATTTGTTACTTCTTCCATACAAAGCAGTAGTGCTACTACGGTCATGGTTATTAGCTTTGTAAATGCTGGCCTGATGACCTTGAAACAGGCTGTTAGTGTACTTATGGGAGCAAATATTGGTACTACTATTACAGCTCAGCTTATTTCATTTAAGCTTACCAACTATATTTTTCCAATAATATTTATAGGGTTTCTGCTGCACTTTTTGGGCAGAAAGAAAAGGGCTAAATATGTGGGACAAGTTATCTTTAGTTTTGGGCTTTTATTACTAGGTCTGGGCTTAATGCAAACAGCCATGGCACCTTTAAAGGACTACCCCCAATTTGTTGGTGCAATTCAGCAGCTCAGCAAATATCCCCTTCTAGGAGTACTTGTTGGTATAGTTACAACCGCACTAGTACAATCAAGTAGTGCAACTATTGCCATTCTTATTGCCTTGGCTTCTCAAGGATTAATACCTATTGAAGCTGCTATTCCAGTCCTTCTAGGAGACAATATTGGAACATGTGTAACCGCACTATTGGCCTCCATAGGTGCTAATTTATCAGCCAAAAGAGCTGCTGCGGCCCATGTTATATTTAATGTTGTGGGTACCATTATTGTTCTTATTTTAATGCCATTATTTATGCAATTTGTTATGCTTGTTTCACCACCGGATCTGGTTGCTAGACAAATTGCTAATGCCCACACCTCCTTTAATGTTATTAATACATTAATCTTCTTGCCTTTGATCAATCTTTTTGTAAAGGTCATTATCCGAGTGGTTCCTGGGTCAGAAGAAGTTATTACCTCTACTGGACCTGTATACCTTGACGATAGAATGCTGAAGGCACCTACCCTGGCCTTGGCTTTAGCAACTAAAGAAATAATTAGAATGGCAAATCTTGCAAGGGATAATGTGAGCATGGCCATGGAAGGCTTTTTTAAAGGAGACAACGCCATCTTAGATGAAGTAATCAAAAATGAAGAGATTATAGACCAATTGGAAAAGGATATAACTTTTTATCTTTCTAAAATTTCCCAAAAGAGTTTAACAAGTGCTTCTTCAAGGAGGCATACAGGCTTATTGCATGCAATTAATGATATTGAAAGGGTAGGAGACCATGCGGAGAATATTTCCCAGCTAGCCCGAATAAAAATCAATGAAAGGCTTCCTATATCAGAATTTGCTTTAGAGGAACTAGAAAAGATGACTAAGCTGTCACTTGAAGCATATACAACTGCCATTCGTGCTTTAGAGGATGATAGCATGACCCTGGCAGGGAGAGCTGTAGAATTGGAAAGCGAAGTTGACACCATGGAAAGGGCTTTGCGAAAGAATCATATTAGGCGTCTAAATTCTGGAAAGTGCCATGCTGGGTCTGGGGTGGTGTTTTTAGATATTATCAGTAACCTGGAAAGAATAAGTGACCATTCCCACAATATTGCAGAGGTAGTTCTGGGGGAACTATAA
- a CDS encoding YlzJ-like family protein: MVIYTPLLMEEVLRDYDKIKDLKEINYQGRRLQVEMLDNGQYRIARILSSSPQDFLDPKLQPGTILQNGVLE, from the coding sequence ATGGTAATATATACACCCTTGCTTATGGAAGAGGTGCTAAGGGATTATGATAAAATTAAAGATTTAAAAGAGATAAATTACCAGGGAAGAAGATTACAGGTTGAAATGCTGGATAACGGTCAGTATAGGATAGCCCGTATCTTAAGCTCAAGTCCACAAGATTTTTTAGATCCTAAATTACAACCAGGTACAATATTACAAAATGGGGTACTAGAGTAG
- a CDS encoding ClpP family protease produces MPNSNPKKQKKKVKANKSNNLKEFGQIEIPDAPNNVHCITIVGQIEGHMVMPPQNKTTKYEHIIPQLVALEQNPNIEGVLIVLNTVGGDVEAGLAIAEMLTSMSKATVSLVLGGGHSIGVPIAVASDYSFIAETATMTIHPIRLTGLVIGVPQTYEYLDKMQERVVGFVCKHSTIRPERFRELMFRTGELARDIGTILVGKDAVNEGLINEVGGIGQAVMKVNELIQNRTMMNSMGGH; encoded by the coding sequence ATGCCTAACAGCAATCCCAAAAAACAAAAAAAGAAAGTAAAGGCAAATAAAAGCAACAATCTTAAGGAATTTGGACAAATTGAAATTCCTGATGCTCCAAACAATGTACATTGTATAACCATAGTTGGGCAAATTGAAGGGCATATGGTAATGCCTCCACAAAATAAAACTACCAAATATGAACATATTATTCCCCAGTTGGTGGCCCTTGAACAAAATCCCAACATAGAAGGGGTTCTAATTGTTTTGAACACAGTAGGGGGAGACGTTGAAGCTGGATTGGCTATAGCAGAAATGTTAACAAGCATGTCTAAAGCAACTGTATCACTGGTTTTAGGAGGAGGACACAGTATAGGGGTCCCAATTGCAGTTGCAAGTGACTACAGCTTTATTGCAGAGACTGCAACAATGACTATTCATCCTATTAGGCTCACGGGACTTGTAATTGGAGTACCACAAACATATGAATATCTGGATAAAATGCAGGAGAGGGTGGTTGGATTTGTATGCAAGCATTCAACAATTAGACCTGAAAGATTTAGAGAGTTAATGTTTAGAACAGGAGAGCTTGCCAGGGACATTGGTACTATTTTGGTTGGAAAGGATGCAGTTAATGAAGGCCTGATTAATGAAGTTGGAGGTATTGGGCAAGCCGTAATGAAAGTAAACGAGTTAATACAAAACCGAACCATGATGAACTCAATGGGGGGGCATTAA
- a CDS encoding ribonuclease J codes for MVDEEKKLNIIPLGGLGEVGKNMFVIQYNGQIMVIDAGLTFPEDEMLGVDVVIPDFTYLIENREKVKGIILTHGHEDHIGALPFILKELDVPVYGTKLTLGLVKTKLKESGINNAQLNIIKPRDNIHIGAFKIEFFRVSHSIADSIGLAVHTPVGTILHTGDFKVDHTPVDGDVMDFARLSQIGEKGVLVMLSDSTNAQRPGYTMSEKAVGETFDEIFRNSQGRIIVASFASHVHRLQQVISTAYKYDRKVAVVGRSMVNVVNVAHELGYMDIPDNTLIDIDEVINLPLNKVVIMTTGSQGEPMSALTRIAMNDHRRLEIIPGDTVIISATPIPGNEKTVARVIDQLHKAGAGVIHEAISGIHVSGHASQEDLKLMFNLVKPKYFIPVHGEYSMLIKHAEIAKTMGIPAENIFVVENGQIITLDKKTGYVKGRVQAGRVLVDGLGVGDVGNIVLRDRKQLSQDGILIMVVTLDKQTGKVLVGPDIVSRGFVYVRESEELMEEAKEKVKQCLEKCGQKNITEWSSIKSNVKEVLSKFLYEKTRRKPMILPILMEV; via the coding sequence ATGGTAGATGAAGAAAAAAAATTGAATATAATACCCCTTGGTGGATTAGGTGAAGTTGGAAAGAACATGTTTGTAATACAGTATAATGGGCAGATAATGGTTATTGATGCAGGCCTGACTTTTCCAGAAGATGAAATGCTGGGAGTAGATGTTGTTATTCCAGATTTCACTTACTTAATAGAGAATAGGGAAAAAGTAAAAGGTATTATTCTCACTCATGGACATGAGGATCATATAGGGGCTTTACCATTTATACTTAAAGAACTAGATGTACCTGTCTATGGGACCAAGCTGACGTTAGGATTGGTAAAAACCAAGCTCAAAGAAAGTGGTATCAACAATGCCCAATTAAATATTATCAAACCAAGAGATAATATCCATATAGGGGCCTTTAAGATAGAGTTTTTTAGAGTAAGTCACAGTATTGCAGACTCTATAGGTTTAGCCGTACATACACCTGTTGGCACCATTTTGCATACTGGAGATTTTAAGGTGGATCACACTCCAGTTGACGGAGATGTTATGGACTTTGCAAGGCTATCCCAAATCGGAGAAAAAGGCGTACTAGTAATGCTATCTGATAGTACAAATGCCCAAAGACCAGGGTATACAATGTCTGAGAAAGCTGTTGGTGAAACCTTTGATGAAATATTCAGGAATTCCCAGGGGAGAATAATTGTAGCTTCCTTTGCATCTCATGTTCATCGTTTACAACAGGTTATTTCAACTGCATACAAGTATGATCGAAAAGTGGCTGTGGTAGGTAGAAGCATGGTAAATGTTGTAAATGTAGCTCATGAACTAGGCTATATGGATATACCTGACAATACTTTAATAGATATTGATGAGGTAATTAATTTGCCTTTAAATAAGGTTGTTATCATGACTACCGGCAGCCAGGGAGAACCGATGTCAGCCTTAACTAGAATTGCTATGAATGATCATAGACGTTTAGAAATTATTCCAGGAGATACTGTAATAATATCAGCAACTCCCATCCCTGGAAATGAAAAAACGGTAGCTAGAGTAATTGATCAGCTCCATAAAGCTGGTGCTGGAGTTATTCATGAGGCTATCTCAGGTATACATGTTTCTGGACATGCCAGTCAAGAGGATTTAAAACTGATGTTTAATCTTGTAAAGCCAAAATACTTTATTCCCGTACATGGGGAATATAGTATGCTGATCAAGCATGCTGAAATTGCAAAGACCATGGGAATTCCTGCCGAGAATATTTTTGTTGTAGAGAATGGACAAATAATAACATTAGATAAAAAAACCGGTTATGTTAAAGGCAGGGTTCAAGCTGGTAGAGTTTTGGTTGATGGCTTGGGTGTAGGAGATGTAGGAAACATAGTCTTGCGTGACAGAAAGCAGTTGTCCCAGGATGGAATACTAATAATGGTGGTTACCTTGGACAAACAAACAGGCAAGGTTCTTGTAGGGCCAGATATTGTATCCAGGGGATTTGTTTATGTACGAGAATCTGAAGAATTAATGGAAGAAGCCAAGGAAAAAGTTAAACAATGCTTGGAGAAATGTGGGCAAAAGAATATTACTGAGTGGTCATCTATTAAATCCAATGTTAAAGAAGTACTTAGTAAATTTTTATACGAAAAAACACGCAGGAAACCAATGATTTTACCAATACTTATGGAGGTATAA
- the dapA gene encoding 4-hydroxy-tetrahydrodipicolinate synthase, with product MSIDLGKVITAMITPFNEKLEVDYVQAVKLAERLASEGTDTVLLAGTTGESPTLTTEEKLQLFEKVTTALKGKIPIMAGTGGNNTKASIELSKEAEKLGVDCILLVVPYYNKPPQDALYAHYKAIANAVSLPIILYNVPSRTVTNLEPSTVSKLSQIDNIIGIKEACGNMDQISSLKMLVPEDFKIYSGDDSLTLPMLSLGCHGVVSVASNVIGREIQEMVTLFMEGRFQEARELHYKLMPVFKAMFITTNPAPVKAAVNMTGLNAGSLRLPLLEVDPKQKQLIYDELKAFRKVNI from the coding sequence ATGTCAATTGATCTAGGAAAAGTTATTACTGCAATGATTACGCCCTTTAATGAAAAATTGGAAGTTGATTATGTTCAGGCAGTCAAGTTAGCTGAAAGGCTTGCATCTGAGGGGACAGACACTGTTTTACTTGCCGGTACAACAGGAGAGTCTCCTACTTTGACTACTGAGGAAAAGCTGCAGCTTTTTGAAAAGGTAACAACGGCACTAAAAGGCAAAATACCCATTATGGCAGGGACAGGTGGAAATAACACCAAAGCTTCCATTGAGCTCTCAAAAGAAGCAGAAAAGCTTGGTGTGGACTGCATCCTTCTTGTTGTTCCTTATTACAACAAGCCACCCCAGGATGCTCTTTATGCACATTACAAAGCCATTGCTAATGCAGTATCCTTACCTATAATATTGTATAATGTTCCATCCAGAACTGTAACAAACCTGGAACCATCAACAGTATCAAAATTATCCCAGATTGATAATATTATTGGGATTAAAGAAGCCTGTGGTAATATGGATCAAATAAGCAGCCTAAAAATGCTGGTTCCAGAAGATTTTAAAATCTATAGTGGTGACGATTCATTGACATTACCCATGTTATCCCTTGGCTGTCATGGGGTAGTCAGTGTAGCTTCTAATGTGATAGGCAGGGAAATACAGGAAATGGTTACATTGTTTATGGAAGGTAGATTTCAAGAAGCCAGAGAGCTGCATTACAAGCTCATGCCAGTATTTAAAGCAATGTTTATAACAACTAATCCTGCCCCTGTTAAAGCAGCAGTTAATATGACAGGTCTGAATGCTGGTTCTTTAAGATTACCCTTACTGGAAGTTGACCCAAAGCAAAAACAGTTAATTTATGATGAGTTAAAGGCGTTTAGGAAAGTAAATATATAA
- the dapG gene encoding aspartate kinase has product MKILVQKFGGTSVATSEKRAMVAQKIIRAKKSGSCIVVVVSAMGRKGDPYATDTFIDMVKELSPEVDLRELDMLMSCGEIISGILLSSSLKNMGYPSCFLTGLQAGIITDTEHGNASILRIDPQRVIGELQEDKIVVVAGFQGVSETGEVTTLGRGGSDTTAAALGVALNAEAVEIYTDVDGVKTADPRLVNNTKTLEQVTYSEVCQLAYEGAKVVHPRAVEIAMQRNIPLKIKCTFNDNPGTLISSNGGTIERGAIRVSDRLITGITHSTSITQIKIPVSEEFLARRVFNSLALAGISVDFINILPELLLFTVKTEVAKKAVKILENLNIQVEVKDGCAKVATVGAGMTGIPGVVAKIVEALTEENIEILQSADSYTSIWCLIAEDDLEKAVNALHKKFIMTD; this is encoded by the coding sequence TTGAAAATATTAGTACAAAAGTTTGGTGGCACATCAGTAGCAACATCAGAGAAAAGAGCAATGGTTGCTCAAAAAATAATACGTGCCAAAAAGTCTGGTTCATGCATAGTTGTTGTAGTGTCTGCCATGGGACGTAAAGGTGATCCATATGCTACTGACACCTTTATTGATATGGTTAAGGAATTAAGCCCTGAAGTAGACTTAAGAGAGCTGGACATGTTAATGTCATGTGGAGAAATAATTTCCGGAATTTTATTATCAAGCAGTTTGAAAAATATGGGATACCCTAGCTGCTTTTTAACTGGTTTGCAGGCCGGTATTATTACAGATACAGAACATGGTAATGCTTCCATTTTAAGAATTGATCCACAAAGGGTTATTGGCGAGCTGCAGGAAGATAAAATAGTTGTTGTAGCGGGTTTTCAAGGAGTTTCTGAAACTGGAGAGGTGACTACTTTAGGCAGGGGTGGAAGTGACACTACTGCAGCAGCCCTTGGAGTAGCACTAAATGCTGAGGCTGTAGAAATATATACAGATGTTGATGGAGTTAAAACAGCTGACCCTAGACTAGTGAATAATACCAAGACCCTAGAGCAAGTCACTTATTCAGAAGTATGTCAGCTTGCATATGAGGGGGCAAAGGTGGTTCATCCAAGAGCAGTGGAAATTGCAATGCAAAGGAATATACCATTAAAAATTAAATGTACATTTAATGATAATCCTGGTACATTAATTAGCTCCAATGGTGGTACAATTGAAAGAGGAGCAATTCGTGTTTCTGACAGGCTTATCACAGGTATAACCCATTCAACCAGCATTACTCAAATAAAAATTCCTGTTTCAGAAGAATTTTTAGCAAGGAGGGTATTTAACTCCCTGGCTCTTGCAGGAATAAGTGTGGATTTTATCAATATTTTACCAGAGCTTTTGTTGTTTACTGTAAAGACTGAAGTTGCAAAAAAAGCAGTTAAGATTCTGGAAAACTTAAATATACAGGTAGAGGTAAAAGATGGCTGTGCAAAAGTTGCTACAGTAGGGGCTGGAATGACAGGTATACCAGGAGTTGTTGCTAAGATTGTTGAAGCTCTCACTGAGGAAAACATAGAGATCCTTCAATCGGCTGATTCTTATACCTCCATCTGGTGCTTAATTGCTGAAGATGACCTGGAAAAGGCAGTTAATGCTTTGCATAAAAAGTTTATAATGACTGATTAA
- a CDS encoding aspartate-semialdehyde dehydrogenase, which translates to MGYNLALVGTGAVGNTILEVLEERNFPVKSLKLLATKRSAGKTMDFKGEKVMIEETKEISFKGVDIALFAGGAASIEFAKSAAAMGAVVIDNGSAFRLEPDVPLVVPEVNPEDVDWHKGLIANPNCSTIQMVVALKPIYDRAGIKRVIVSTYQAVSGAGQEAMDELIIQTKQLLNQEPIAPENFQHQIAFNLIPHIDRFMENDYTREEMKMVYETKKMLHDEDIRISATAVRVPVLRSHSEAITIETKQPITIEQAKECFSNAPGVIVVDDIAQNSYPMPIDCSYKNEVFVGRIRKDLAFDNGLSFWVVADQLRKGAATNAIQIAELLVSKSLV; encoded by the coding sequence TTGGGTTATAATTTGGCATTGGTGGGTACTGGAGCAGTTGGAAATACCATACTAGAAGTTCTGGAGGAGCGAAATTTTCCGGTTAAATCTTTAAAGCTTTTAGCTACAAAACGCTCTGCCGGAAAAACAATGGATTTTAAAGGTGAAAAAGTAATGATCGAAGAAACTAAGGAGATATCCTTTAAAGGCGTTGATATTGCACTTTTTGCAGGGGGAGCTGCAAGCATAGAGTTTGCTAAATCTGCTGCTGCTATGGGTGCAGTAGTAATTGATAACGGCAGTGCTTTTAGACTGGAACCTGATGTCCCCCTGGTAGTTCCAGAGGTTAACCCTGAAGATGTGGATTGGCATAAGGGGTTGATTGCCAATCCAAACTGTTCCACAATACAAATGGTAGTTGCACTCAAGCCCATTTATGATAGGGCAGGGATTAAAAGGGTAATCGTCTCCACCTATCAAGCTGTATCTGGGGCTGGTCAAGAGGCCATGGATGAATTAATTATTCAGACCAAGCAGCTGCTGAACCAGGAGCCTATAGCTCCAGAAAATTTCCAGCACCAAATAGCTTTCAACTTAATTCCACATATTGACCGTTTTATGGAAAATGACTATACACGAGAAGAAATGAAAATGGTATATGAAACAAAGAAAATGCTCCATGATGAGGATATTAGAATAAGTGCAACTGCTGTAAGGGTTCCAGTATTACGCAGTCACAGTGAAGCTATTACTATTGAAACAAAACAACCAATTACCATAGAACAGGCAAAAGAGTGCTTCAGCAATGCACCTGGAGTTATTGTTGTGGATGATATTGCCCAGAACTCCTATCCAATGCCAATAGACTGTTCTTATAAAAACGAAGTATTTGTTGGAAGGATACGTAAAGACCTGGCCTTTGATAATGGTTTAAGCTTTTGGGTTGTTGCAGATCAGCTAAGAAAGGGAGCTGCAACCAATGCTATACAAATTGCTGAGCTGCTGGTATCTAAAAGCCTTGTATAA
- a CDS encoding dipicolinate synthase subunit B codes for MSVKGLTIGFAVTGSYCTLNETMPYIKSLVDEGANVLPIMSHAVFQKDTKFGKAEFWRKTMEQITSNKIISTIVDAEPIGPQKLLDILIIAPCTGNTLAKLANGITDTAVLMAAKAQLRNQKPVVIAISTNDGLSMNAKNLGILLNTRNIYIVPFGQDSPQKKTRSIVAHFPLIKETILEALQGRQIQPILLQYKQ; via the coding sequence ATGTCTGTTAAAGGACTAACCATTGGCTTTGCTGTGACAGGTTCATACTGCACACTTAATGAGACAATGCCTTACATTAAATCACTTGTAGATGAGGGAGCTAATGTACTCCCTATTATGTCACATGCTGTCTTTCAGAAGGACACAAAGTTTGGCAAGGCGGAATTTTGGCGTAAGACTATGGAACAAATTACCTCAAATAAAATAATATCTACAATAGTGGATGCAGAACCAATAGGACCTCAAAAGCTTTTAGATATTCTAATAATTGCTCCCTGTACAGGAAATACTCTGGCTAAATTGGCCAACGGCATTACAGATACTGCTGTTTTAATGGCTGCAAAAGCACAGCTTAGAAATCAAAAGCCAGTTGTAATTGCCATTTCTACAAATGATGGATTAAGTATGAATGCAAAAAATCTAGGTATTCTTTTAAATACGAGAAATATTTATATTGTTCCCTTTGGTCAAGATAGTCCCCAGAAAAAGACTAGGTCCATAGTAGCTCATTTTCCTTTAATTAAAGAAACAATACTAGAAGCACTACAAGGAAGGCAGATTCAGCCAATCTTACTTCAATATAAACAATAA
- the dpsA gene encoding dipicolinate synthase subunit DpsA yields the protein MSKNLDGLTITIVYGDRRDIYLAKKLIEYNARLLLVGFDKDELRFSFKEMNKVEFHNDLIGPAKKTDVMVLPIPGVDSQGFVKSTSKSKLYFNDEVAMSFKPKILVLVGMTSTYLLNLKEKYNFSLIETAELNDFAILNSIPSAEGAIAKAMELTSITIHNSKSMVIGFGRVGITLARMLKGLGANTYVAARSSEQLARALEMNCHLVELEDMDEKLPEMEIIFNTVPSLILPRQKLKLLNRDCVIIDLASAPGGLDYNAAEELGITAYLAPGLPGRVAPVTAGNILGSVYPELIVNHISKGRGGVTNVC from the coding sequence TTGAGTAAAAACTTAGATGGTCTTACAATAACTATTGTGTATGGAGATAGAAGAGATATTTATCTTGCCAAAAAATTAATTGAGTATAATGCAAGACTTTTGCTGGTGGGTTTTGACAAAGATGAGCTTCGATTTAGCTTTAAAGAAATGAATAAAGTGGAATTTCATAATGATTTGATTGGCCCTGCAAAAAAAACTGACGTAATGGTTTTACCAATACCGGGGGTGGATAGTCAGGGATTTGTTAAATCCACTTCAAAATCTAAACTTTATTTTAATGACGAAGTTGCCATGTCTTTTAAGCCAAAAATTCTTGTGTTAGTTGGTATGACTTCAACTTATCTTTTAAACTTGAAAGAGAAATATAATTTTAGTCTTATAGAGACTGCAGAATTAAATGATTTTGCCATTTTAAACTCTATTCCATCTGCAGAAGGTGCAATAGCAAAAGCAATGGAATTGACTTCAATAACAATTCATAACAGCAAGAGCATGGTAATAGGGTTTGGTAGAGTAGGAATTACTTTAGCAAGAATGCTTAAGGGTTTAGGTGCTAATACTTATGTAGCTGCTAGAAGCAGTGAACAGCTTGCAAGGGCGCTGGAAATGAACTGTCATTTAGTAGAGCTAGAGGACATGGACGAGAAACTACCAGAAATGGAGATAATTTTTAATACGGTTCCTTCCCTCATCTTACCAAGGCAGAAACTAAAGCTTTTAAATAGAGACTGTGTAATAATAGACTTAGCTTCAGCACCAGGGGGTCTAGATTATAATGCAGCTGAAGAACTAGGTATAACAGCATATTTAGCCCCTGGCTTACCGGGTCGGGTAGCACCTGTTACCGCTGGAAATATTCTGGGATCTGTGTACCCAGAATTAATAGTAAATCATATTTCCAAGGGTAGAGGAGGTGTCACCAATGTCTGTTAA
- the dapB gene encoding 4-hydroxy-tetrahydrodipicolinate reductase yields the protein MEKPIGVLVVGGFGKMGKEVVNMVQNSGDLELVSIVDTAHNCDYSLPSNIFVGHDLKAAIKESKPQVVVDFTHPGIVLDNTLIALKERAAVVVGTTGLKPEALDQIHVSAEEKGIGVVVAPNFALGAVLMMEISKQIAKHFSEVEIIEMHNPKKADSPSGTALKTAEGIARNLKSTPVIYDSSPARGEIINNIPIHSVRLTGLIAHQQVIFGAQGQTLTIKHDSYDRTSFMPGVALAIKKVMKCKGLIYGLENLLEL from the coding sequence TTGGAAAAACCAATAGGTGTACTGGTTGTAGGTGGATTTGGCAAAATGGGAAAAGAAGTAGTTAACATGGTACAAAACTCTGGTGACCTGGAGCTGGTGTCAATTGTGGATACCGCACATAATTGTGATTACAGCTTGCCCAGCAATATTTTTGTTGGACATGATCTTAAGGCTGCTATTAAGGAAAGCAAACCCCAGGTGGTGGTGGATTTTACCCATCCGGGAATTGTGCTGGATAATACCCTAATTGCATTGAAGGAAAGGGCAGCTGTAGTGGTGGGAACTACAGGATTGAAGCCTGAAGCTTTGGACCAGATACATGTATCAGCGGAAGAAAAGGGAATTGGAGTAGTGGTTGCTCCAAACTTTGCATTAGGTGCTGTATTAATGATGGAGATATCCAAGCAGATTGCAAAGCATTTTTCTGAAGTGGAAATAATAGAAATGCATAACCCCAAAAAGGCCGATTCTCCCTCTGGTACGGCACTAAAAACTGCCGAAGGTATCGCCAGGAATTTAAAGAGCACCCCGGTAATTTATGACAGCTCGCCTGCCAGGGGGGAGATAATTAATAATATTCCCATACATAGTGTCAGGCTAACCGGTTTAATTGCACATCAACAGGTCATTTTTGGAGCCCAGGGGCAGACCCTGACTATTAAGCATGACTCTTATGACAGGACAAGCTTTATGCCAGGAGTTGCTTTGGCCATAAAGAAAGTCATGAAATGTAAAGGGCTAATTTACGGCCTGGAAAATTTGCTGGAGCTATAA
- a CDS encoding YlmC/YmxH family sporulation protein: MKLSDLLGKEIINIYDGARLGTIGDSDLMIDGDSGYVDSILLPNPNGFLRIFGERSTLAIPWEAIKKIGDQVIIVELDRPYQRMKA, encoded by the coding sequence ATGAAATTAAGTGACTTGTTGGGTAAGGAAATAATCAATATATATGATGGAGCAAGACTTGGTACAATTGGAGATTCAGATCTAATGATAGATGGAGATAGTGGATATGTTGACAGTATTCTATTACCTAATCCTAATGGGTTTTTAAGGATTTTTGGGGAAAGAAGCACATTAGCTATTCCATGGGAAGCTATAAAAAAAATTGGCGATCAAGTAATAATCGTTGAGTTAGATAGGCCATATCAAAGAATGAAAGCATGA